TGGACAACACTGAACACCTTCAGGCTTATCAAGAGAGTTTTAGTTGGTCCACACGTGGTGAACTTTTGACTGCCACTAGTGCAAATAATTCTAGTTTGATAACTAGGCGTGAGTTTTATGACAAGGCTTCTGTATACCACCCAATACTGTCTTGGGGATCTTATGCTACCTGTGGAAGAAGGGAGACTATGGAGGATACACATTTCATTCTGCCCCGTATTTGTGATGAGAAGGATGTCTATGCTTTTGGCATCTTTGATGGCCATAGGGGTATGTATATTGTATTAGTGATTTATCAAATATCTTCATTTTGTTTGATGCTAATTTAAGAgaaagtaaattataattactacTAGAgcttgaaaataatttattatttatcccATTTATGAGGAGACATTCTTTATGCTATGCTTGTGCTATGCTAAGTTTTTATCACGTAATTTGATAAATATGTTGAACTCAGAGATGACATTAATGACCATTTCATGGTAATATTATTGCTTAAGAAGATTGTTACTTATGCAGGTGCAGCTGCTGCTGAGTTTTCTTCTAGAGCTGTACCAGCCGTTTTGCAGACTTCAGGTTTTATGGGCAGGTATATGTCATTCTAGATGACCCGTTTCCCATCCCCATTTGTCTTATTGTTTTGAcactttaattcttttaatgtCAACACAGTCCTGAAAATGCACTAGTGGAAGCATTCATTAGGACAGACGCTGCCTTCAGAAAAGAGCTTGATTCTTATCGCAAATCCAACAGATGTATCCAGAAAGATTGGCATCCAGGATGTACAGCCATTGCTGCTCTTATAGTCAGAAACAAGCTATTTGTTGCTAACGTAGGTGATTGCAGGGCAATCATATGTCGTGCTGGTAATCCAATTTCCTTAAGTAAGGTGAGCTGAAAATTACTGTTGTTATAGCTAGTGCTTAGAGGGTGTTTGATGAGCATATATAATCTGGCTTCCTGTAATCTCTATTTAACACATTTCATTAAGTTTCTTGGTAAAGCGAATCTTTTGTGCTTATTCCAATAAGTGTCATGATCAAATTTATATCCTAAGCACTCATGTCGGATAAAAGCTTAATGAATAAACCCACTCTTCATATATTTCCATTTCGATTGATCAGAACTTAACATTTAATAGGATCACGTTGCAAGTTGTCCTCAAGAGAGAGAACGTGTTATTCGTCAAGGGGGCCATGTACATTGGCAAGTTGACACTTGGAGGGTTGGTCTTCCTGCACTTCAGGTTTGTTTAAATTGACTGCTATGGTGCATATCATTTATACTTGTCGTTGGTGGTCTGAATGGTGCATAATGACACCAATTAGTTCAATGATGTCTGTCCTTTTTGCCTTCTTTTTTCCCTGCTTCAACTTCTGCCACATAATTGATCGTGTTAACAAAATAACTAACAAGGATATTGATGCCAACCTGAGGTTTTACTATATGTTGTTACAAGTAAAATCGACTTGTTTTTCACACAGGTTACACGTTCTATTGGTGATGATGATCTGAAGCCTGCTGTAACTGCAGAACCTGAGATAACTGAAAATACCTTGTGCCCAGATGACGAGTTTCTGGTAAAGAGCTGTACGCTACATATGTTATTTGCATGAAGTCCATGATGTGCATGGGATCCTTAGATATGTTGAGTTCTCAAAAAATAAGTtggtaaataattaaaaaatgataattgcATTGGTAATCTTATCGATTATGGTTTTCGAAAGGGTTTGAAGTATCTTGAAAAAGAAGATGCACTTACGGCCAAAGGTTGAAGGGCATTTGTTAATTAACGATTCTTTTTGTTAAATCTAACTTAAGGGCAAGGCTTGAAAGCTTTCTATACACTTGTTGCATGCATCACTCTCATATTACCCTGGCGTTTATGATACTCTTTTGAATTGAAACAATTTCTGCATTCACGATTCAACTAGTAATGAGTTGTTGATTCAGGTCATGGCTAGTGATGGCCTGTGGGATGTGATAAGCAGTACAGAGGtcataaatatcataaaagataCTGTTAAGGAGCCTGGAATGTGTTCTAAGAGGTTGGCTACTGAAGCAGTGGAACGTGGCAGCAAAGATAACATAACAGTTATAGTTGTTTTCTTACGTCCTGTGTCCACTGCAGAGAGAATTTACTAGCATACCTTCATTTTGAATGCTCA
This genomic interval from Vigna radiata var. radiata cultivar VC1973A chromosome 8, Vradiata_ver6, whole genome shotgun sequence contains the following:
- the LOC106772697 gene encoding protein kinase and PP2C-like domain-containing protein isoform X2 — encoded protein: MCKLDHPGIATLIAAHAKPPNYMFFFKLYESQNLAQKLHVEEWIPTLNDALMMAMQLAKALQYLHNLGIVHRDVKPANILLDKSLCPHLTDFGLAEYKNDLKGVSIQNWKSSGKPTGGFHKKNMVGTVIYMAPEILRKELHTEKSDVYSFGISINELLTGVVPYTDLRTEAQAHTVLEMNYTEQQLTAAVVSHGLRPVLATEDLGIPSRLLSMINKCWDGNPNDRPTFDEIVKELDLILEHCKLKKEEDIYVRPVNLHVDQPVDNTEHLQAYQESFSWSTRGELLTATSANNSSLITRREFYDKASVYHPILSWGSYATCGRRETMEDTHFILPRICDEKDVYAFGIFDGHRGAAAAEFSSRAVPAVLQTSGFMGSPENALVEAFIRTDAAFRKELDSYRKSNRCIQKDWHPGCTAIAALIVRNKLFVANVGDCRAIICRAGNPISLSKDHVASCPQERERVIRQGGHVHWQVDTWRVGLPALQVTRSIGDDDLKPAVTAEPEITENTLCPDDEFLVMASDGLWDVISSTEVINIIKDTVKEPGMCSKRLATEAVERGSKDNITVIVVFLRPVSTAERIY